One part of the Microlunatus elymi genome encodes these proteins:
- a CDS encoding glycoside hydrolase family 10 protein, with translation MVNVDRRRFLQLAAGTGVGGAFAVSVGTLPAAAHERQPGGRQSGHTDPFRPKHQFRAMWIASVVNIDWPSATGLTIEQQQAEFVAWLDLAKKLNLNAVISQVRPTADAFWPSPYEPWSQYLTGTQGKDPGYDPLAFQITEAHKRNLEYHAWFNPYRVSMQTDPNQLVPTHPGRVHPDWIFPYGPKLYYNPGIPEVRRFVEDAMLDAVLRYDVDGAHFDDYFYPYPVAGQELPDADTFARYGDGFTDIGDWRRHNINLLAAEMQQRIHRRKPWVKFGVSPFGIWRNKADDPRGSDTGGTQSYDANYADTRRWVKEGWIDYINPQIYWQIGLAVADYAKLTPWWADVVDHTDVHLYIGQATYKETSGVFTDPAELSNHLTFNHDYPQVDGDVFFSAKDVRADAHGSTTLMVDTHYSRPAIIPPIRHLGGNPPRRPELYDADRGSDGVTLRWSSPRGGHSEATSYAIWRFDGRVRPSGRDLADATHLLATVRRTDGRMQSYLDETAESGQRYTYLISALDRRWNESPVSRATTI, from the coding sequence ATGGTCAACGTGGACCGTCGACGATTTCTGCAACTTGCCGCGGGCACCGGCGTCGGCGGCGCGTTCGCGGTCTCCGTCGGCACGCTGCCGGCCGCCGCACACGAGCGACAGCCCGGCGGTCGGCAATCAGGCCACACGGATCCCTTCCGGCCGAAACATCAGTTCCGGGCGATGTGGATCGCCAGCGTGGTCAACATCGACTGGCCGAGCGCGACCGGGCTGACGATCGAACAGCAGCAAGCCGAGTTCGTTGCCTGGCTCGACCTGGCGAAGAAGCTGAACCTGAACGCGGTGATCTCGCAGGTCCGGCCGACCGCCGATGCCTTCTGGCCGTCACCGTACGAGCCGTGGTCGCAATACCTGACCGGCACCCAAGGCAAGGACCCCGGCTACGATCCGCTCGCCTTCCAGATAACCGAAGCACACAAGCGAAATCTCGAATACCACGCTTGGTTCAACCCGTACCGGGTCTCGATGCAGACCGACCCGAACCAGCTGGTTCCGACCCACCCCGGCCGGGTGCATCCGGACTGGATCTTTCCCTACGGCCCGAAGCTCTACTACAACCCCGGCATCCCCGAGGTCCGCAGGTTCGTCGAGGACGCCATGCTGGACGCGGTGCTGCGCTACGACGTCGACGGCGCGCACTTCGACGACTACTTCTACCCCTACCCGGTCGCCGGCCAGGAATTGCCCGACGCGGACACCTTCGCCCGCTACGGCGACGGCTTCACCGACATCGGCGACTGGCGGCGCCACAACATCAACTTGTTGGCCGCCGAGATGCAGCAACGGATCCACCGGCGCAAGCCCTGGGTGAAATTCGGCGTCAGCCCCTTCGGCATCTGGCGGAACAAGGCCGACGATCCTCGTGGCTCCGACACCGGCGGCACCCAGTCCTACGACGCCAACTACGCCGACACCCGCCGCTGGGTGAAGGAAGGCTGGATCGACTACATCAACCCGCAGATCTACTGGCAGATCGGGCTCGCCGTCGCCGACTACGCCAAGCTCACGCCGTGGTGGGCCGACGTTGTCGATCACACCGACGTGCACCTCTACATCGGCCAGGCCACCTACAAGGAGACCAGCGGTGTCTTCACCGACCCGGCCGAGCTGAGCAACCACCTGACCTTCAACCACGACTATCCGCAGGTCGACGGCGACGTCTTCTTCAGCGCCAAGGATGTACGGGCCGACGCCCACGGCTCAACCACCCTGATGGTGGACACGCACTACAGCCGTCCCGCGATCATCCCGCCGATCCGCCACCTCGGCGGTAACCCGCCGCGTCGGCCGGAGCTGTACGACGCCGACCGCGGCAGCGACGGCGTGACCTTACGCTGGTCGTCGCCCCGGGGCGGGCACAGCGAGGCAACCTCGTACGCGATCTGGCGCTTCGACGGCCGGGTCCGGCCGAGCGGTCGTGATCTTGCCGACGCCACCCACCTGCTGGCCACCGTGCGGCGGACCGACGGCCGGATGCAGAGCTACCTCGACGAAACCGCCGAATCCGGGCAGCGCTACACGTACCTGATCAGTGCGTTGGATCGACGCTGGAACGAGAGCCCGGTGTCGCGGGCGACAACGATCTAG
- a CDS encoding DMT family transporter, with amino-acid sequence MSWVVLIIAGMLEAVWATALSASQGFKRWRPAVIFVLGLAGSMAGLAYAMTSIPTGTAYAIWVGIGASLTVLWGVITGKERASVGRMLLLIMLVGCVVGLKVVS; translated from the coding sequence GTGTCCTGGGTCGTCCTGATCATCGCGGGCATGTTGGAGGCCGTTTGGGCCACCGCACTGTCGGCGTCCCAAGGTTTCAAACGCTGGCGACCAGCGGTGATCTTCGTGCTCGGACTCGCCGGCAGCATGGCCGGCTTGGCGTACGCGATGACCTCGATCCCGACCGGCACCGCCTACGCGATCTGGGTCGGCATCGGCGCCAGCCTGACCGTGCTGTGGGGCGTGATCACCGGCAAGGAGCGCGCCAGCGTGGGCCGGATGCTGTTGTTGATCATGCTCGTCGGCTGCGTCGTCGGCCTGAAGGTGGTGAGTTGA